In one window of Thermoplasmata archaeon DNA:
- a CDS encoding thiamine pyrophosphate-dependent enzyme, with amino-acid sequence MNAGAGVVPLPYDAATAESLLGPEARAIALSAYRWMTLGRALDARMQGLQRQGRVGFYGAATGHEAVNVALGLATSPADWIVPGLREQLAALVRGHPLATYAQHLFATDLDPARGRQMPCHPSARDVHYVSMSSVIGTQITHAVGIAAGLRARNDPGVALGFFGDGATSANDFHAGLNFAAVYHLPVVFGCANNQWAISVPVEQQTRSATLAAKGAAYGIPGERIDGTDFFRSYATLRDAIARARSGNGPTLIEFQVYRMTPHSSSDDPTRYQPRDWGARAASHDPVLRLEHWLRKNGQLDPELEGQIRTEAERQVREAVAEAEAAPPPRPGSLTEDVFVDSLPFVPERGE; translated from the coding sequence ATGAATGCCGGCGCCGGTGTGGTGCCACTTCCGTACGACGCCGCGACGGCGGAGTCCCTCCTGGGTCCGGAAGCTCGGGCGATCGCGCTCTCGGCATATCGCTGGATGACCCTCGGCCGCGCGCTCGACGCGCGCATGCAGGGGCTGCAACGCCAGGGAAGGGTGGGGTTCTACGGGGCCGCCACGGGCCACGAGGCCGTCAACGTCGCGCTCGGCCTTGCCACGAGCCCTGCGGATTGGATCGTGCCGGGGTTGCGCGAGCAGCTCGCCGCACTCGTGCGGGGCCACCCCCTCGCGACGTACGCGCAGCACCTGTTCGCCACGGACCTAGACCCGGCGCGGGGCCGTCAGATGCCCTGCCACCCCAGCGCGCGGGACGTCCACTACGTGTCGATGTCCTCGGTGATCGGCACACAGATCACCCACGCGGTCGGCATCGCCGCCGGACTGCGCGCGCGCAACGATCCCGGGGTCGCGCTCGGCTTCTTCGGAGATGGGGCGACGAGCGCGAACGATTTCCACGCGGGCCTCAACTTTGCGGCCGTGTACCACCTCCCGGTCGTCTTCGGCTGCGCCAACAACCAGTGGGCGATCTCCGTTCCCGTCGAGCAGCAGACCCGTTCGGCGACCCTCGCCGCCAAGGGCGCGGCCTACGGGATCCCGGGCGAGAGGATCGATGGCACCGATTTCTTCCGATCCTACGCCACGCTCCGTGACGCGATCGCCCGGGCTCGCTCCGGGAACGGCCCGACCCTCATCGAGTTCCAGGTTTATCGGATGACGCCCCATTCCAGTTCGGACGACCCCACGCGCTACCAGCCCCGGGACTGGGGAGCTCGGGCTGCGTCCCACGATCCGGTTCTCCGGCTGGAGCACTGGCTTCGGAAGAACGGGCAGCTCGACCCAGAGCTCGAGGGGCAGATCCGGACCGAGGCCGAGCGTCAGGTGCGCGAGGCCGTGGCCGAGGCCGAAGCGGCGCCTCCCCCGCGGCCCGGGTCGCTCACCGAAGACGTTTTTGTCGATTCCCTGCCCTTCGTTCCCGAACGGGGTGAGTAA
- a CDS encoding dihydrolipoamide acetyltransferase family protein, with product MGTFEFRLPDIGEGVAEGEVVQWFVKEGETIQEDAPLVSVLTDKANVEIPSPKAGRISKLHASVGQKVKVGGLLVTIETQGGPAAAAPASPAPAPPPARTPAAPAAPVPPPTPATGVSATPAGRSLASPYLRRLAAERGIDLATVKGSGPGGRITEADLTGASAPRAEAAAAATPRAGSPGAPTFVAAGDDIIERVPIRGVRRAISEHMSQSVHTAAHFTYVEEIDVSELVRFRERMGRHVEKDGVKLSYLPFILKAAIAGLRAHPRMNATMDDAKEELLVHGSYDIGIATAAPEGLVVPVVRAADTKSVGQLAREIQSLAERARQGKLAREELIHSSFTITSLGALGGVMATPILNYPQVAILGVHKIARRPTYQADGSIGPSDLMNLSVSLDHRILDGIVAAQFLAVVKAHLEDPHKLFAELA from the coding sequence ATGGGTACGTTCGAGTTCCGGCTCCCCGACATCGGTGAGGGCGTCGCCGAGGGCGAGGTCGTTCAATGGTTCGTGAAGGAAGGGGAGACGATCCAGGAGGATGCCCCTCTCGTCAGCGTCCTGACGGACAAGGCGAACGTCGAGATCCCGTCTCCGAAGGCGGGGCGGATCTCAAAGCTTCACGCCTCCGTAGGGCAGAAGGTGAAGGTCGGCGGCCTCCTCGTCACGATCGAGACGCAGGGCGGTCCCGCCGCTGCGGCGCCTGCTTCACCCGCCCCCGCGCCTCCGCCGGCACGGACACCCGCCGCGCCCGCAGCTCCCGTTCCGCCACCGACCCCGGCCACGGGAGTCTCCGCGACCCCGGCCGGTCGGTCTTTGGCGTCCCCGTACCTTCGCCGGCTCGCGGCCGAACGCGGGATCGACCTCGCCACCGTGAAGGGCTCCGGGCCCGGCGGTCGAATCACCGAAGCGGATCTGACGGGCGCCTCCGCGCCCCGCGCCGAGGCGGCAGCGGCCGCGACTCCCAGGGCCGGGTCGCCGGGGGCCCCGACCTTCGTCGCGGCGGGGGACGATATCATCGAACGCGTTCCGATCCGAGGCGTCCGCCGCGCCATCAGCGAGCACATGTCCCAGTCCGTCCACACGGCCGCTCACTTCACCTACGTCGAGGAAATCGATGTCTCCGAACTAGTTCGGTTCCGCGAGCGGATGGGGCGCCACGTGGAGAAGGACGGCGTCAAGCTCAGCTATCTGCCGTTCATCTTGAAGGCGGCCATCGCCGGCCTCCGGGCCCATCCGCGGATGAACGCGACCATGGACGATGCGAAGGAGGAGCTGCTCGTCCATGGCTCCTACGATATCGGCATCGCCACGGCGGCACCGGAGGGCCTCGTGGTGCCCGTGGTTCGCGCCGCCGACACGAAGAGCGTGGGCCAGCTCGCGCGGGAGATTCAGTCCCTGGCCGAGCGAGCCCGCCAAGGCAAGCTCGCTCGGGAGGAGCTCATCCACTCCTCGTTCACGATCACCAGCCTCGGGGCGCTCGGAGGTGTGATGGCGACCCCGATCCTCAACTATCCGCAGGTCGCGATTCTCGGCGTGCACAAGATCGCGCGTCGGCCGACCTACCAAGCGGACGGATCAATCGGGCCTTCGGACCTGATGAACCTCTCGGTCTCGCTCGACCACCGCATCCTGGATGGCATCGTCGCCGCCCAGTTCCTCGCGGTCGTCAAGGCCCACCTAGAGGACCCTCACAAGCTGTTCGCGGAACTCGCATGA
- a CDS encoding alpha-ketoacid dehydrogenase subunit beta: MTELTLVQAVNRGLRVALSSDPDVLILGEDVGVNGGVFRATEGLQKEFGPERVIDTPLSETGIIGTAIGMALYGLKPVAEIQFMDFIYPAFDQIVSELAKMRYRSGGQYPCHVVVRAPYGGGIRGGLYHSQSTEAYFAHTAGLKVVIPSNPADAKGLLLTAIHDEDPVIFLEPKRIYRSLTGEVADGDYRVPFGTANVVVEGADVSLFAYGAMIPPTVEAARTLLSEGISAEVVDLRTLVPLDEKAILASVEKTGRAVVVHEAARFCGFGGELSAILAEKAFYSLKAPIARVTGYDTPFPYALENSYLPNASRIAHAARTAARTQ, translated from the coding sequence GTGACGGAACTCACCCTCGTCCAGGCCGTGAACCGGGGTCTCCGGGTGGCCCTGTCGTCGGATCCGGATGTGCTCATCCTCGGAGAGGACGTCGGAGTGAACGGAGGTGTGTTCCGGGCGACCGAAGGACTCCAGAAGGAGTTCGGACCGGAGCGGGTGATCGACACGCCACTCTCAGAAACGGGGATCATCGGTACGGCGATCGGGATGGCGCTCTACGGCCTGAAGCCGGTGGCCGAGATCCAGTTCATGGACTTCATCTATCCGGCCTTCGACCAGATCGTCAGCGAGCTCGCCAAGATGCGCTACCGGTCGGGCGGGCAGTATCCGTGCCACGTGGTCGTCCGCGCCCCGTACGGCGGCGGCATCCGCGGCGGCCTCTATCACTCTCAGTCGACCGAGGCCTACTTCGCCCACACCGCTGGGCTCAAGGTGGTCATTCCATCCAACCCGGCCGACGCGAAGGGACTGCTCCTGACGGCCATCCACGACGAGGACCCCGTGATCTTCCTCGAGCCGAAGCGAATCTATCGATCGCTGACGGGCGAGGTCGCCGACGGGGACTATCGAGTTCCGTTCGGGACAGCGAACGTCGTCGTCGAGGGAGCGGATGTGTCGCTGTTCGCCTACGGCGCCATGATACCCCCGACCGTGGAGGCCGCGCGGACCCTCCTCTCGGAGGGCATCTCCGCCGAGGTCGTCGATCTTCGAACGTTGGTGCCACTCGACGAGAAGGCGATCCTCGCCTCCGTCGAGAAGACCGGCCGTGCCGTCGTGGTCCACGAGGCGGCCCGCTTCTGCGGGTTCGGCGGCGAGTTGAGCGCAATCCTCGCGGAAAAGGCGTTCTACTCCCTCAAGGCCCCCATCGCGCGCGTAACGGGGTACGACACTCCGTTCCCCTATGCTCTCGAGAACTCCTATCTTCCAAACGCCTCTCGGATCGCCCACGCCGCTCGGACGGCGGCCCGGACCCAATAG
- a CDS encoding thiamine pyrophosphate-dependent enzyme has product MAKAATSKTESQGSADAFPEDRIVEIYRTEVLARVMDERCLILQRQGRIGFYVPLAGQEAAQIGSGYALDPSDWIFPAYRELGLALVRGIPVKSLIDQFIGNSADLTKGRQMPNHYAFREQRFVSASSPIGTQITQAVGAAMAAKKKHDPIVTITFFGDGATSSNDFHAGLNFAGVFAAPTIFFCQNNGWAISLPREKQTLSPTLAGKADAYGLPGVVVDGNDVRAVYRAVREARARAIAGDGPTLIEAQVYRFGPHSTSDDPSRYRPEEAVRKAREHDPVLLLQSELIRKGILTKDSDAKIWEELKVEVARAIEAAENTPAVEPLSFFDDVFAQPTPALEEQRASFDQLLREGVLRP; this is encoded by the coding sequence ATGGCGAAGGCGGCCACCTCGAAGACCGAGTCCCAGGGATCCGCCGATGCCTTCCCGGAAGACCGCATCGTAGAGATCTACCGGACCGAGGTGCTCGCGCGGGTGATGGATGAGCGCTGTCTGATCCTCCAGCGGCAGGGTCGGATCGGGTTCTATGTACCTCTCGCCGGCCAGGAGGCTGCGCAGATCGGGAGCGGCTACGCACTCGACCCCTCCGACTGGATCTTCCCGGCCTACCGCGAACTCGGACTTGCACTGGTGCGCGGCATCCCCGTGAAGAGCCTCATCGACCAGTTCATAGGCAACTCCGCCGACCTCACCAAGGGCCGACAGATGCCGAACCACTACGCCTTCCGAGAGCAGCGGTTCGTGTCTGCCTCCAGTCCCATCGGGACCCAGATCACCCAGGCCGTCGGCGCGGCGATGGCGGCGAAGAAGAAGCATGACCCCATCGTGACGATCACCTTCTTCGGGGACGGCGCCACGAGCTCCAACGACTTCCACGCCGGGCTCAACTTCGCCGGCGTCTTCGCCGCTCCGACGATCTTCTTCTGTCAGAACAACGGCTGGGCGATCTCACTTCCTCGGGAGAAGCAAACCCTTAGCCCGACGCTCGCGGGGAAGGCCGATGCCTACGGGCTTCCCGGCGTCGTTGTCGATGGGAACGACGTGCGCGCGGTGTACCGGGCCGTGCGCGAGGCGCGGGCTCGTGCGATCGCCGGCGACGGCCCCACGCTCATCGAGGCCCAGGTGTACCGCTTCGGCCCGCATTCGACCTCGGACGATCCCAGTCGCTACCGCCCCGAGGAGGCCGTCCGGAAGGCCCGCGAGCACGACCCGGTGCTCCTCCTTCAGTCCGAACTGATCCGCAAGGGGATCCTCACGAAGGACTCCGATGCCAAGATCTGGGAGGAGCTCAAGGTGGAGGTGGCTCGCGCGATCGAGGCGGCAGAGAACACCCCGGCCGTGGAGCCGCTCTCCTTCTTCGACGACGTCTTCGCTCAGCCGACCCCCGCGCTGGAGGAACAGCGAGCGTCCTTCGATCAGCTTCTCCGGGAGGGGGTGCTCCGCCCGTGA